Genomic window (Planctomycetota bacterium):
GCCCCCGTCCTCGCGGCCGATGATGCCCGACGTCGGCCGGTTGGCCTACGGCCACTTCGTGGACGCCGGCGGCCGGCCCCTCGACGAAATCATCCTGTACCGCGCGGCGGAGACGGTCTTCGAGGTGAACTGCCACGGCGGACCGGCGGCGGTCGAGGCCGTCTGCCGACGCCTCGCAGGTCTAGGCCTCGAAAGGGTGGACCCGGACCGCCTCCTCGCGCTCGAAGGCGCGGGGCCCATCGAGCGCGACGCCGAACGCATGCTCCGCGAGGCCCGCACTCCCCTCGCCGGACGCATCCTCCTGGACCAACGCAACGGCGCGCTCGCCCGCGCGATTGATAAAATCCTGAAGGCTCTCGCGGCCGGCCTCTCGGCCGAGGCCGCCGGGGAAATCGACGCACTCCTGGAGCGTTGGCAATCTTGCGGTCGCCTGCTGGCCTCGCCGCCGCGCGTTGCCGTCGCCGGACCGCCGAACGTCGGCAAAAGCACGCTCGTCAATCGCCTCGTCGGCGCGGAGCGCGTCCTGGTGAGCGCGACGCCCGGCACGACGCGCGACTACGTCGAGGCCGACGCCGCCATCGAAGGCCTTCCGGTCGTCCTGGTGGATACGGCGGGCCTGCGGGAGACGGAGGAACACGTCGAGCGGGAAGGCGTCGCGCGGGCCCGCCGCCAGGTCGCCGGTGCCGCGGTCGTCGTGTACCTTCTGGATGCGGCGGAAGGCGCGCGGCCCGAGGACGAGGCGGCGCTTGGTGCGCTCGGCGCACGGGCCGTCGCCGCCTGGAACAAGGCGGACCTCGCTGCCCGCCTGGTTCGCCGGCCCGCTGGTTCGCCGCCCAGTTCACTGGGCGCGTGCCGTTCGCAGCGCCCCGCAAGCGGGGCGGCGAACCAAACCGCACTTCGCGTCTCGGCGCTTCACGGCGACGGAATGGACGCGCTGGGACGCGCGATCCTCGCGCGCCTGGGTTGGAGGCCGCCCGCCGCGGCGGGCGAGGCCGTGCCGTTCACCGCCGCTCAGGCCGCGGTGATTGAACGGGCGCGCGACGCGCTGGCGACGGGAGATTCGGCGGCCGCGAAAGAACGCCTGGAATCACTCGCCGGCGGCGCTACATCAGCCGGCTGATGTCCTGCCACATGACGAGCAGGATGAGCAGGCCGACCATCACCCACCCGGCCGTCCAGAAAGCGGTTTGGACCTTGAGCGAGACGTGGCTGCCCTTGATCTTCGCGATGATGGCGAAGAGGACGTGCCCGCCGTCGAAAGGCGGGAGCGGCAGAAAGTTCAGGACCGCAAGCGAGACGCCCAGCATTCCCCAGAAAGCCATCAGTGTGCCGAGGCCCTGCTCGGCAATCGCGAGTGACGCCTGGACAATGAGCACCGGCCCGCCGACCGTCTGCGTGCTGATCTGGCCCCTGACCATCTGGGCGAGGCTGGTGTAGATGCGTCGGAACCAGAGGCGCGTCCGCTTCAGGCCTTCGCCCGCGGCCGCCAGGGGATTGTAAATCCGCGGCAGGGCGACGTACACGGGCTTGGCGGCGATGCCTTCCAGCGTGAACCGCTCGTACGGGACGGCGTCGGGCGTGAGCGTGGTTTCGACGACCTGGCTTCCGCGTTCGACGGTGACGGCCACCGGCGCTCCGGGCTCCGTCCCGGCGCGCCGGGATTCCGCGATGGTCTCGTTCCAGTCGCCGGGCATTTTCCCGTCCGGGCCGACCGAGAGGATGATGTCGCCGGGGCGAAGGCCCGCGCGTTCCGCCGCGCCGCCCGCTTCCACCTGGCCGATCTGGACGGGGTCGCCGACGGCGCCGGCCATGGCGAGGCCGATCATCGGCTTTTGGCCGTCCTCGGCGTCCATCATGGCGACCCGGCAGGTTACTTCGACGCGCTCGCCGCCGCGAGCGAGCACGAGGTCCACTCCCGGCGCGCCGGGACCGGCGCCGGCGGCCTGGACGACTTCGCTGATTTGGCTCGGCGTGGGCCAGCGGACTTCGCCCGCCTGGACGATGCGGTCGCCCTTGCGGATGCCCGCCTTCTCGGCCGGGCTGTCGGGCAGGACTTTCTCGACGCCGGTCGGCGGCGCGAGGCCGTAGCGGTATTCCTTCAACTGGGCGGGGTCGATGCGAAGGTCCTGGTTCCGCCCTTTGCGCTCGATCGTGAGGACGACAGGGCCGGCGGGCGCCTGCTCGAGGGCCTCGACCGCCTGGTACAACTGGGCGACGGGCTTGCCGTCCACCGCCAGGATGCGGTCGCCGACCTCGAGGCCCGCCTGGTAAGCGGGCGAGGTGGTGAGCATCTTCGCGAGGACGGTGTCCTGCGGGACGTTGATGCCGAACATCGGCCCGAGCGATCCCTCGGGGCGGAAACTCTTGACGAGGAAGGTTTTTCGGACGGGCTCGGCGCCCTCGGCCGCGGGCCGCTCGACCTCGATGGTGAATACCGTTCCCGCGTTTTCGAGAGTCACGGCGTACATGAGGTCGTCGAAGGCCTGGATCGGGGTGGGCTCTTGGCCCGCGACGCCGAGGGCCAAGATCCGGTCGCCCGCGCGGATGCCCGCCTTCTCGGCAGGCGACCCCGGCAGGATCTCACCCGCGACGGGGGCGATGACGTTGACGCCGATGAGAAACGCCGCCGAAAAAAGGACGATCGCCAGCAGCGCGTTCATCACGACACCCGCCGAGAAGACGACGATCCGCTGCCACGCCGGCCGGCGCCAGAGGGCCTTGGGGTCGTCGGCGCCCTCGGCCTCGGGATGCTCGCCGGCGAGGTCGACGAACCCGCCGACGGGAATCGAGCGCAGCGAGTATTCCGTGTCGCCGCGCTGCCACTTGACGAGCACCGGCCCCATGCCGATGGCGAACTTGCGGACGCGCACGCCGAACCACTTGGCCGTCAGAAAGTGGCCCAGTTCGTGCACGAGGATCAGGAGGCCGACGGCAACGGCTATTTCGACGAGGTACAGGATGGTAGGCAACGGGTCGCTTCCTCTCTGGACCGGGCATCGGTCGCTAGGATATCGTCCAAATCCGGCTCGGACTTCCACGGAAGTGCCGCCAGAACGCGCTCCAGGAGCGGCACGATGTCGTTGAAACGGATTCGGCCGGCGAGGAAGGCCTGGACGGCCACCTCGTCGGCCCCCGAAAGGGCCGCTCCGAGCGTCCCGCCGCGCCGGACCACCTCGAACCCCAACCGAAGGGCGGGGAACTTCTCGAAATCCGGTTCCTCGAAGTGCAGCCGGCCGAGGGCCGCCAGGTCCAGCCGATCCCACGGCGCGCTCCGCCGCTCCGGATACGTCAGGGCGTACTGAATCGGCATCCGCATGTCGGGCGGCCCCAGTTGGGCGATGACGGAACCGTCCACGAACTCCACCAGCGCGTGGACGGTGGACTCGGGGTGAATCAGGACGCCGATCTCGTCCGCCTCCAGGTCAAAGAGGTGATGCGCCTCGATCACCTCGAGGGCCTTGTTGACGAGCGTCGCGGAATCGACCGTGATCTTCGGCCCCATGGACCAGGTCGGATGGGCGAGGGCGTCGGCGGGCGTGACGCGGGCCAACTCGCCGGCCGGCCGGCGGTAGAACGGCCCGCCGCTCGCCGTCAGGATGACGCGCCGCACCTCCTCGCGCCGGCCGGAGGCCATCGCCTGGAAAACGGCCGAGTGCTCGCTGTCCACGGGAATGACTTCGGCGCCCGAGCGCGCCGCCTCGGCCAGGATGAGCCGGCCGGCCATGACGAGGCTTTCTTTGTTCGCGAGGGCGAGGCGTTTGCCCGCCCGCACCGCCGCCAGCGCCGCCGGCAATCCCGCCCCGCCGACCACCGCCAGGAGGACGATGTCCACGTCGTCGCGTGCGGCCAGTTCGGCGAGCGCGCCGGGACCGACGAGGATTTCGGGGTTCACGCCTTTGGGGAGCGCGTCGGCGAGGGCGCGGGCGGCTTCGTCGTCGCCGACGGCCACGCACGCGGCCCCGGTCTCGGCCGCCTGCTCGGCCAGGCGCCGGGCGCTCGAGGCCGCCGCGAGCGAGACGACCCGGAACTGCGGCCCGAGCGAGGCGGCCACCTCGAGCGCCATCCGCCCGATCGAACCCGTGGAACCCAGGACGGCGATATTCGGCACGACGGCGTTCTCCGTTTCGTCCGCAGAGGTCGAAGTTTACGCTCCGCGAGGCGGTCTTTCAATCTCAAACCCGGTCGGCGGGGGCTGCAGAAACGAAACCGGCCGACCCCGGCGCGCCGGGACCGGCCGGTTTGCTTTTCCATTGCGGCGCTCAGGTGTCCCCCTGCGGTGCGGCAGGCTTGGGCTCCGTCTTCGGCGCGTCCGCCGGGGCCGGTTTCGGCGCCTCGGCCGCGGCGCAGCCGGTTCGTCGCCCGCGGGGGGCGTCGGCTCCGTCTTCGGCGCGTCCGCCGGGGCCGGTTTCGGCGCCTCGGCCGCAGGCGCGGGCGCGGGGGGCGGCGCCGCCGATTCTTTCTTCGCCGCCGGCGCCGCAGGTTCCTTTTTCCGGGGGGCCGGGGCGGCGGCCTTGGCGGCAGGCTTCTTGCCGGGCGCAGCCGGTTCGTCGCCCGCGGGGGGCTTCGGCTTCTTGGCCTTCGGCTTCGCGGGCATCGGCGGTTTGCGAGCGGACGCCTTCTTCTTGCGTTGGGCCTCCGCCTGGGCCTCGGCCGCACTGACCACCTGCCGCGCGTCCCACCGGTACTTCTTCTGGAACTTTTCGACCCGGCCGGCCGTGTCCACGAACCGCTGCTGGCCCGTGTAGAAGGGGTGGCAGTTCGAGCAGACTTCGACCGCGAGTTGCGCCACCGTGGCCCGCGTGACGAAACTATGGCCGCAGCCGCACGTCACCTTGCATTCCACGTACTTCGGATGAATGTCCTCTTTCATCGTCCAACCCTCGCCAAGGCGTCCGAGTCACCAACCGCGAAGGGGGCATTATACCCCGAAAGCCGGGCGATGCAAGCCCTTTGCCTCACAAAGCGAGGGGGGGTGTGGCCGCGGATCCTGGCAGTGGCTGTTAGGCCCATTCATGGGCCTTTGCCCCGCGCCAGCGGGGTATAGCCCCGCCATTTTATGGCGGGGTTGATGAGGCGCGGTCCTCGCGTACGGCTTTTCTTTCCCCCCCTCCGCCCCGCTGAAAGCGGGGCGGAGGGGGAAAAGAAAAAACATCAGGGGCTGTCTTGGCGTTCTTGCGAACCGGGGCTAAAGGCCCCGGTCTACTCGCCGCTTCCGCCTTCGTCCCGGCGTGCCGGGACTACGGCGGACGAGCCCGCGGCGCAAAGGCGGCTAAAGCCGCCTCATAACGACACGGCGCCAACACCCTGCCACGAAAAACGGCCACACCCTGGCGGGCATGAAACCGGCCGCCACCCCTTCAGGTCCGCGCGCGGACTCCGTGCTGGCGCTTGAGGAACCCCTTAGGTTCGGAACGGAGAGAGGCCGTCGGGCGCCTCAAGGGCTGGCCGGTGCCGAGCGGACCTTGGCCTCGGCCCAGAGGTGCAGCCGGCGGATCATCTGGCGGGCTGCTGCGCGGTCCAGCCGTGGCTCGGCCACAATGCCCTCGTACCGCATCAGGGTCGCATAGGGTGTCAGCGTGTCCAAGTCGGCGAGGTCATCGGGCAGGCCGAGGCGGGTGTCGGTCGCGGCATCCATTAACTCGCGCAGGTCATGCGTGCGGCGGAAGGAAACACCGTAGGCCGACAGGACACCTTTCAGCAGTTTCTCCGCCGCCTGCTGAAGGTGAAAGCCCACGATCTCGTCCGCGACGCGCTCGGAACCGAGCACCTCGTCCACCAGCGCCTCATCCTTGGCGGCCTTGGCGAGAAACAGGGTGGCCTGATCATGCCGCTTCATAGATCACCTTGCCCTCGGCGGCGGCCTCGTGGAGCACGTTGCCGGGCGTGTCCGACCACTCGTCGAACTGTTCCCGGCTGACCACGAGGACGTCCACGGGAATGCGCATCGGGCTCAAAAGCCGCCTCAGACGGACCATTTCTCCGGCGACGTCCGGCACATCGTCCTCCACCACCAGGAAGTCCACGTCGCTTTGGTCGGTCGGTCGGCCCCGAGCGTAGGAGCCGAACAGGATGATCCGCTGCGGCCTTGCGGCACGGCGCAGGACGTCCACGGCACGGGCGATCGTCTGTTCGTCAACCATGAATCGGCCTCCGGCATCTGTGCCGAATCTATTATGGCCGGGCGCGGGCGCATTGCAAGCGGTTGATGCCGACCCCCTTCAGGTCCGCGCGCGGACTCCGTGCCGGCGCTTCAGGTATTCCTTGGCGCCCAGCGCCGCGACGACGCCTTCGCCGGCGGCGGTGGCGGCCTGCTTCAGGGACCCCGTCCGGACGTCGCCGGCGGCCCAGACGCCCGGCAGGCTCGTCTGCAGCGTACAGGCGTCCGTCCGGATGAAGCCCTGCTCGTCGAGGTCCAGCGTCCCCTTGAGGAACGCCGTCTGCGGCGCCAATCCGATGAAGACGAACACGCCGTCGCAGGCGACCTCGGTTTCCTCGCCCGTCTTGACGTTCTTTACACGGACGCCGGTCACTTTCTTCTCGCCGAAGATTTCCGTCACGGTGCTCTCGAAGTGGGTCGTGACCTTGTCCTGGTGGTTGGCGAGTTCTTCCTGGAGGATCTTCTCGCCCCGGAACTCCGGATCGAGAACGACGTAGGTGAGGTGCCGGACGAACTTGAGGAGATGGAGCCCCTCGTCCAGGGCCGTGTTGCCGCCCCCCACGACGACGACGTGTTTGCCCTCGTAGAAGGGGGCGTCGCACGTCCCGCAGTAACTGACGCCGTAGCCCGTCAGTTCCTTCTCGCCCGGGCAACCGAGTTTCCGGTACTCCGAGCCGACGCAAAGAATGACCGCGCGTCCGCGGCGGCGAGTCTCGCCGACATGGACGTCGGTGAACGTGCAGCCGTCCTGGCGGCACGGGACGAGGCGGTCAACGGCCGCGCTCGTGACGATCTCGGCCCCGAAGCGCTGGGCCTGTCGGCTCAGGCGGTCGGCCAGTTCCATCCCGCCGATGGGATCGGGGAACCCCGGATAGTTCTCCACCCGGGCCGTGGTCAGAATCTGCCCGCCGGGATACAGTTTTTCCAGGACGAGCGTCGCGAGGCGTTCGCGCGTCGTGTAGATGGCGGCCGAGAGCCCGGCGATGCCTGCCCCGACGATGAGGATGTCGCGGATCGGCTCTTCGGGTTTTGCGTCGCTTGTTTTTTCGGCGGCTTCCGCCATGGGCCTTCTCCGTCGCCGGCCTACTTTTCGACCGCTTCGCGGACGGCCATCACGACCTCCGGGTCGCTCGTTGTCTCGATGGTGCACGTCGAGCCGACGACGAACGGCCGGT
Coding sequences:
- a CDS encoding 50S ribosome-binding GTPase — protein: PPSSRPMMPDVGRLAYGHFVDAGGRPLDEIILYRAAETVFEVNCHGGPAAVEAVCRRLAGLGLERVDPDRLLALEGAGPIERDAERMLREARTPLAGRILLDQRNGALARAIDKILKALAAGLSAEAAGEIDALLERWQSCGRLLASPPRVAVAGPPNVGKSTLVNRLVGAERVLVSATPGTTRDYVEADAAIEGLPVVLVDTAGLRETEEHVEREGVARARRQVAGAAVVVYLLDAAEGARPEDEAALGALGARAVAAWNKADLAARLVRRPAGSPPSSLGACRSQRPASGAANQTALRVSALHGDGMDALGRAILARLGWRPPAAAGEAVPFTAAQAAVIERARDALATGDSAAAKERLESLAGGATSAG
- the rseP gene encoding RIP metalloprotease RseP, coding for MPTILYLVEIAVAVGLLILVHELGHFLTAKWFGVRVRKFAIGMGPVLVKWQRGDTEYSLRSIPVGGFVDLAGEHPEAEGADDPKALWRRPAWQRIVVFSAGVVMNALLAIVLFSAAFLIGVNVIAPVAGEILPGSPAEKAGIRAGDRILALGVAGQEPTPIQAFDDLMYAVTLENAGTVFTIEVERPAAEGAEPVRKTFLVKSFRPEGSLGPMFGINVPQDTVLAKMLTTSPAYQAGLEVGDRILAVDGKPVAQLYQAVEALEQAPAGPVVLTIERKGRNQDLRIDPAQLKEYRYGLAPPTGVEKVLPDSPAEKAGIRKGDRIVQAGEVRWPTPSQISEVVQAAGAGPGAPGVDLVLARGGERVEVTCRVAMMDAEDGQKPMIGLAMAGAVGDPVQIGQVEAGGAAERAGLRPGDIILSVGPDGKMPGDWNETIAESRRAGTEPGAPVAVTVERGSQVVETTLTPDAVPYERFTLEGIAAKPVYVALPRIYNPLAAAGEGLKRTRLWFRRIYTSLAQMVRGQISTQTVGGPVLIVQASLAIAEQGLGTLMAFWGMLGVSLAVLNFLPLPPFDGGHVLFAIIAKIKGSHVSLKVQTAFWTAGWVMVGLLILLVMWQDISRLM
- the dxr gene encoding 1-deoxy-D-xylulose-5-phosphate reductoisomerase, which translates into the protein MPNIAVLGSTGSIGRMALEVAASLGPQFRVVSLAAASSARRLAEQAAETGAACVAVGDDEAARALADALPKGVNPEILVGPGALAELAARDDVDIVLLAVVGGAGLPAALAAVRAGKRLALANKESLVMAGRLILAEAARSGAEVIPVDSEHSAVFQAMASGRREEVRRVILTASGGPFYRRPAGELARVTPADALAHPTWSMGPKITVDSATLVNKALEVIEAHHLFDLEADEIGVLIHPESTVHALVEFVDGSVIAQLGPPDMRMPIQYALTYPERRSAPWDRLDLAALGRLHFEEPDFEKFPALRLGFEVVRRGGTLGAALSGADEVAVQAFLAGRIRFNDIVPLLERVLAALPWKSEPDLDDILATDARSREEATRCLPSCTSSK
- the rpmE gene encoding 50S ribosomal protein L31 encodes the protein MKEDIHPKYVECKVTCGCGHSFVTRATVAQLAVEVCSNCHPFYTGQQRFVDTAGRVEKFQKKYRWDARQVVSAAEAQAEAQRKKKASARKPPMPAKPKAKKPKPPAGDEPAAPGKKPAAKAAAPAPRKKEPAAPAAKKESAAPPPAPAPAAEAPKPAPADAPKTEPTPPAGDEPAAPRPRRRNRPRRTRRRRSPSLPHRRGTPERRNGKANRPVPARRGRPVSFLQPPPTGFEIERPPRGA
- a CDS encoding HEPN domain-containing protein produces the protein MKRHDQATLFLAKAAKDEALVDEVLGSERVADEIVGFHLQQAAEKLLKGVLSAYGVSFRRTHDLRELMDAATDTRLGLPDDLADLDTLTPYATLMRYEGIVAEPRLDRAAARQMIRRLHLWAEAKVRSAPASP
- a CDS encoding nucleotidyltransferase domain-containing protein, which codes for MVDEQTIARAVDVLRRAARPQRIILFGSYARGRPTDQSDVDFLVVEDDVPDVAGEMVRLRRLLSPMRIPVDVLVVSREQFDEWSDTPGNVLHEAAAEGKVIYEAA
- a CDS encoding FAD-dependent oxidoreductase encodes the protein MAEAAEKTSDAKPEEPIRDILIVGAGIAGLSAAIYTTRERLATLVLEKLYPGGQILTTARVENYPGFPDPIGGMELADRLSRQAQRFGAEIVTSAAVDRLVPCRQDGCTFTDVHVGETRRRGRAVILCVGSEYRKLGCPGEKELTGYGVSYCGTCDAPFYEGKHVVVVGGGNTALDEGLHLLKFVRHLTYVVLDPEFRGEKILQEELANHQDKVTTHFESTVTEIFGEKKVTGVRVKNVKTGEETEVACDGVFVFIGLAPQTAFLKGTLDLDEQGFIRTDACTLQTSLPGVWAAGDVRTGSLKQAATAAGEGVVAALGAKEYLKRRHGVRART